In Zingiber officinale cultivar Zhangliang chromosome 3B, Zo_v1.1, whole genome shotgun sequence, a single window of DNA contains:
- the LOC121967156 gene encoding protein ALTERED PHOSPHATE STARVATION RESPONSE 1-like, producing the protein MGCSESKVKQQKAVALCRGRADLLAAAIRHRDALAAAHADYSRSLFSFSSSLHRLLRSPSSSPVIPIHLPTLSKPEPFPPLQQPVSSAPRHSYSSSHIKFLPSDSDDFDDDDSPLHSGGSSPLHCLDHHYETVFCARSQPPPVPSISGSQQSQRYETVQVSSFDAAYPSYEESFRCFSRNYDSVNEFFCLSSPILAMPPSDTTEASAVGRSSSSTVPPPPPPLTTSALDFLNPFETSEAYKSHFYTPSWSSRGEREEEGIPDLEEEEVQEVVEEAYGQNPVAFSHVECSPATTSNCREEVVDKNVIEDRPEKSQMETEKMVIFHETTGEIKAQFEKAWQSAGELSKLLELGKQQYHPKHSLYQVSSRTINAAPPRLSYGVLDFDADKVTDSRSLASTLQKLYIWERKLYHEVKSEEKMRLLLRRRHEELRCLVDKGAEAHKVDSTRTVIKKLSTKIRIAIQVVHSISKKINRLRDEELQPRTTELVRGLARMWNILLKCHQMQCKEISETKRLGLVVSAGGLSTNHPDEMMQLELEMIKWTCSFSSWINAQNNFVKALNAWLVLYLNCEYKLDATIDRVPPYSPGRMGAPPVFIIYSCWSQVMDRTSRSEVLESMQSLTAATHRQWVHQNVEQRESMAEIKDMHKWLRTLKKKQKNRDKEVSSLLDKKLALPPTYTALCNIDEESRVDSGLKRMLEIMKDFAASSVKAYQELSELCEEHRIN; encoded by the exons ATGGGCTGCTCGGAGTCGAAGGTGAAGCAGCAGAAGGCCGTGGCTCTCTGCCGCGGCCGCGCTGACCTCCTCGCGGCCGCCATCCGACACCGCGACGCCCTGGCTGCCGCCCACGCCGACTACTCCCGCTCCCTGTTTTCTTTCTCCTCCTCCCTCCATCGCCTCCTACGCTCTCCTTCCTCTTCGCCTGTCATTCCCATCCACCTCCCCACCCTCTCCAAACCCGAACCCTTCCCTCCCCTGCAGCAGCCCGTCTCCTCCGCCCCCCGCCATTCCTATTCCAGCTCTCACATCAAATTCCTTCCTTCCGACTCCGATGACTTCGACGATGACGACTCCCCGTTGCACTCCGGCGGCTCTTCCCCTCTTCACTGCCTCGACCACCACTATGAAACAGTCTTTTGCGCCCGCAGCCAACCACCGCCTGTTCCCTCCATCTCCGGTTCGCAGCAGTCGCAGCGCTACGAGACCGTGCAAGTTTCCTCCTTTGACGCTGCTTACCCATCTTACGAGGAATCCTTTCGTTGCTTCTCTCGTAATTACGATTCCGTGAACGAATTCTTCTGCCTCTCTTCGCCTATCTTGGCAATGCCTCCGTCCGACACGACGGAGGCATCGGCCGTCGGCCGGTCTTCTTCTTCAACGGTGCCTCCGCCTCCGCCGCCGCTCACGACCTCTGCCTTGGACTTCTTGAATCCTTTCGAAACCTCTGAAGCTTATAAGTCACATTTTTATACTCCTAGCTGGAGCTCAAGAGgggagagagaagaggaagggattCCCGATCTGGAAGAGGAGGAGGTGCAGGAGGTGGTCGAGGAGGCTTATGGCCAAAATCCTGTTGCTTTCTCGCATGTTGAGTGCTCGCCCGCGACCACCTCTAATTGTAGGGAAGAGGTGGTCGATAAGAATGTGATCGAGGATAGGCCTGAAAAGTCGCAGATGGAAACAGAGAAGATGGTTATTTTTCATGAGACTACCGGAGAAATCAAGGCCCAATTCGAGAAGGCATGGCAGTCCGCAGGAGAGCTCTCCAAATTGCTTGAGTTGGGGAAGCAGCAGTATCACCCGAAGCATTCATTGTATCAAG TTTCATCGAGAACGATAAATGCGGCGCCCCCTCGATTGAGCTACGGAGTTTTGGACTTCGACGCCGACAAGGTAACCGATTCCAGGAGCCTCGCTTCCACACTACAGAAACTCTACATTTGGGAGAGGAAGCTTTACCATGAAGTAAAG tCGGAGGAGAAGATGAGACTACTGCTTCGCAGGAGACACGAGGAGTTAAGATGCTTAGTTGATAAGGGCGCCGAGGCTCACAAGGTCGATTCTACGCGAACTGTTATTAAGAAGTTATCTACCAAAATAAGAATAGCAATTCAGGTTGttcattcaatttcaaaaaaGATAAATAGATTGAGGGACGAAGAACTTCAGCCGCGCACAACTGAACTTGTTCGAGG GTTGGCACGGATGTGGAATATTTTGCTCAAATGTCATCAGATGCAATGCAAGGAGATATCAGAAACTAAAAGACTGGGCTTGGTGGTTTCTGCTGGCGGTCTCAGCACCAATCATCCAGACGAGATGATGCAGTTAGAATTGGAGATGATAAAGTGGACTTGCAGTTTTTCTTCTTGGATTAATGCTCAGAATAACTTTGTCAAGGCCTTGAATGCCTGGCTTGTCCTTTATCTTAATTGTGAATATAAACTCGATGCGACAATTGACAGAGTCCCACCTTATTCACCGGGAAGGATGGGAGCTCCCCCAGTGTTTATTATCTACAGCTGCTGGTCACAGGTCATGGACAGAACTTCTCGATCAGAGGTTCTTGAGTCAATGCAGTCGCTTACTGCTGCAACTCACCGCCAGTGGGTCCATCAAAACGTCGAACAGCGTGAAAGCATGGCGGAAATCAAAGATATGCATAAATGGCTTAGAACCCTGAAGAAGAAGCAGAAAAACAGAGACAAGGAAGTGAGTTCCCTTCTTGATAAGAAACTAGCTTTGCCGCCCACCTATACTGCTCTCTGCAATATTGACGAAGAAAGCAGGGTGGATTCAGGCCTGAAAAGGATGTTGGAGATAATGAAGGATTTTGCAGCTAGTTCAGTGAAAGCATATCAGGAATTGTCCGAGCTTTGTGAAGAACACAGGATAAATTAA